Proteins encoded together in one Monomorium pharaonis isolate MP-MQ-018 chromosome 8, ASM1337386v2, whole genome shotgun sequence window:
- the LOC105832888 gene encoding uncharacterized protein LOC105832888: protein MGLNPMKWKTRTILHGVLGALVLYTLFVYKKKHQVMFEGIINKSDPKLVWEFVADFSNMKKLNPTIEDFDIIDEDGNYDHWKYSVRYTEHLSHLPIIRNIGYGHYAVKPDNNGYVISSRHRTCFFFNLYCLETISQFRFDADGAGDTKCIETVQYECPIAFSPLCRREVMYQREEILKRLKLKFALSNKREN, encoded by the exons ATGGGTCTCAATCCCATGAAATGGAAAACGAGAACTATTTTGCATGGCGTTCTAGGCGCTTTGGTTCTTTACACGCTATTTGTTTATAAGAAGAAGCATCAAGTGATGTTCGAGGGCATCATAAATAAGTCGGATCCTAAACTGGTGTGGGAATTTGTAGCCGATTTTAGCaacatgaaaaaattgaaCCCAACAAT AGaagattttgatataattgatGAAGACGGGAATTATGATCACTGGAAATATTCTGTGCGGTACACAGAGCATTTAAGTCACCTGCCAATAATCCGTAATATAGGATATGGACATTATGCTGTGAAACCAGATAACAATGGCTACGTCATCAGTTCTAGGCATCGGACTTGCTTCTTCTTCAATTTGTACTGTT TGGAGACTATTTCGCAATTCAGATTCGACGCGGACGGTGCGGGGGACACGAAATGCATTGAGACCGTGCAATACGAATGCCCGATCGCATTCTCGCCGTTGTGTCGCAGAGAAGTCATGTATCAGAGAGAGGAAATCCTTAAGAGACTGAAATTGAAGTTCGCTCTCAGCAACAAGAGAGAAAATTAG
- the LOC105832884 gene encoding eukaryotic translation initiation factor 4E type 2: protein MSNKFETTYRLKATEDSGDEESQAKDNQKVEKDSLPPIEISPNEHKLQYAYALWYSRRSPGKQTSIQSYDQNLKLIGRFASVEQFWGLYSHLVRPSDLTTHTDFHLFKVGIKPMWEDEANQKGGKWIVRLRKGLVSRCWENLILAILGEQFMVGEEICGAVVSIRFQEDIICVWNKTASDVTITARIRDTLRRVLHLPPTASMEYKTHNESLKNVHRL from the exons ATGTCCAATAAATTCGAGAC CACTTACAGATTGAAAGCCACAGAAGACAGCGGAGATGAGGAGTCTCAAGCAAAGGATAATCAAAAGGTGGAAAAAGATTCATTA CCTCCAATAGAGATAAGTCCAAATGAGCATAAGTTACAGTATGCTTATGCACTGTGGTACAGTCGGCGTAGCCCTGGTAAACAGACCAGCATACAGAGTTATGATCAGAATTTAAAGCTTATTGGCAGGTTTGCTAGTGTAGAGCAATTTTGGGGTCTTTACAGTCACTTAGTACGACCGTCAGATTTGACAACACATACAGACTTCCATCTTTTCAAAGTAGGCATAAAGCCCATGTGGGAG gatGAGGCAAATCAAAAAGGTGGCAAATGGATAGTAAGATTACGAAAGGGTTTAGTTTCTAGATGTTGGGAAAATCTTATATTGGCAATATTAGGCGAACAATTTATGGTAGGGGAAGAGATATGCGGGGCCGTTGTATCTATACGATTTCAG GAGGACATAATATGTGTATGGAATAAGACAGCATCGGATGTAACGATAACAGCGCGGATCAGGGATACTTTAAGGAGAGTATTACATCTTCCACCTACTGCCTCTATGGAATATAAAACTCATAATGAGAGCTTGAAGAATGTTCATCGACTTTAA